From the Misgurnus anguillicaudatus chromosome 17, ASM2758022v2, whole genome shotgun sequence genome, one window contains:
- the tbr1b gene encoding T-box brain protein 1b, which produces MQLERCVSPALARSQRCMIVGSGYAEGSELSLQDYPIISIGDNLERSSPLKKNSTGMTNQSEADSFGDSKDSSGDVQRAKLSPDLDGVADSRHHFDGPAGERYLLSQSSQVQPSPTTMFPYPSQHGPTHPAFSIGSPSRYMAHHPVITNGAYNSLLGNSSPQGYPTAGYPYAQQYGHAYQGTAFYQFSSAQAGLVPGKAQVYLCNRALWLKFHRHQTEMIITKQGRRMFPFLSFNISGLDPTAHYNIFVDVILADPNHWRFQGGKWVPCGKADTNVTGNRVYMHPDSPNTGAHWMRQEISFGKLKLTNNKGASNNTGQMVVLQSLHKYQPRLHVVQVNEDGTEDTSQAGRVQTFTFPETQFIAVTAYQNTDITQLKIDHNPFAKGFRDNYDTVYTGCDIDRLTPSPGDSPRSQIMPSARYAMTGSFLQDQFVSSYAKSRFHPGVGGAPGSDRSVPLTNSLLSPQQTDETTVASPQRWFVTPANNRLDFAASAYEAAAAADFAGNAATLLSYAAAGVKALPLPGAGCSNRPLGYYGEPPGWGTRTPPQYCSKSSSVLSCWPSNSVGSRTTSSGYLVPGLEDGDAIAPERSPLGGADDSKPKDLSESSWIETPSSIKSIDSSDSGIFEQAKRRRISPSATPVSETSSPLKSEMLTPRECEKNCSKDIGYYSFYPHS; this is translated from the exons ATGCAGCTCGAGCGTTGCGTCTCGCCAGCTCTCGCGCGCTCCCAGAGATGCATGATTGTGGGCAGTGGCTACGCAGAAGGATCTGAGCTCTCCTTACAGGACTACCCCATTATATCCATCGGCGACAACCTGGAGAGAAGTTCACCTCTGAAAAAAAACTCCACTGGGATGACGAATCAGTCGGAGGCAGACAGTTTCGGCGACTCTAAGGACTCATCGGGGGACGTCCAGCGCGCCAAACTCTCTCCTGATCTTGACGGAGTCGCCGACAGTCGTCATCATTTCGATGGACCTGCAGGAGAAAGGTATCTCCTGTCTCAGTCCAGTCAAGTTCAGCCGAGTCCCACCACCATGTTTCCCTATCCGAGTCAGCATGGACCGACGCACCCGGCTTTCTCCATCGGCAGCCCGAGCCGGTACATGGCTCACCATCCGGTGATAACGAACGGAGCCTACAACAGTCTTCTGGGCAACTCATCGCCGCAAGGTTACCCCACGGCGGGCTACCCGTACGCGCAGCAGTATGGACACGCGTATCAGGGCACCGCTTTTTATCAGTTTTCCTCCGCTCAGGCTGGCCTCGTGCCTGGTAAAGCGCAAGTTTACCTCTGCAATAGGGCCCTGTGGCTTAAATTTCACAGACATCAAACGGAGATGATTATTACCAAGCAAGGACG GCGAATGTTCCCGTTTTTGAGTTTTAATATATCTGGACTTGACCCGACTGCTCACTACAATATATTTGTTGACGTTATACTTGCGGATCCGAACCACTGGCGCTTTCAAGGAGGAAAATGGGTCCCGTGCGGAAAGGCGGACACAAATGTAACAG ggAACAGGGTGTATATGCATCCGGATTCACCAAACACTGGTGCACACTGGATGCGTCAAGAGATTTCCTTTGGAAAACTTAAACTAACCAATAACAAAGGGGCATCTAATAATACAGGACAG ATGGTGGTCCTGCAGTCGTTGCATAAATACCAGCCTCGCCTGCATGTGGTGCAGGTGAACGAGGACGGAACCGAGGACACGAGCCAAGCCGGTCGCGTGCAGACGTTCACCTTCCCTGAGACGCAATTTATCGCCGTTACCGCTTATCAAAATACTGAC aTCACACAGCTAAAAATTGACCACAATCCATTTGCAAAGGGATTCCGTGATAATTATGACAC TGTCTACACGGGTTGCGACATCGATCGGCTGACGCCGTCCCCGGGTGACTCTCCGCGCTCTCAGATCATGCCTAGCGCGAGATATGCCATGACTGGTTCTTTCCTGCAGGACCAATTTGTCAGCTCGTATGCCAAGTCCCGCTTTCACCCTGGCGTCGGAGGCGCTCCTGGCAGCGACCGCAGCGTCCCACTTACTAACAGCTTGCTCTCCCCGCAACAAACCGACGAGACCACGGTGGCCTCCCCGCAGCGATGGTTTGTCACCCCTGCCAACAACCGACTGGACTTCGCCGCCTCGGCGTACGAAGCAGCCGCGGCTGCCGATTTCGCCGGTAACGCGGCCACCCTGCTGTCGTACGCAGCTGCCGGAGTTAAAGCGCTGCCCCTGCCCGGGGCGGGATGCTCCAACAGACCTCTGGGGTATTACGGCGAACCGCCCGGGTGGGGCACTCGCACCCCGCCGCAATATTGCAGCAAGTCCAGCTCCGTCTTGTCGTGCTGGCCCTCCAACTCCGTGGGGAGCAGAACGACCTCCTCGGGTTACCTGGTACCTGGCCTGGAGGACGGTGACGCCATCGCGCCAGAAAGGTCACCGCTTGGCGGGGCGGATGACTCCAAACCCAAGGACCTGTCTGAATCCAGCTGGATAGAGACCCCGTCCTCAATTAAGTCCATCGATTCGAGCGATTCTGGGATTTTTGAGCAAGCCAAGCGGAGGAGGATTTCGCCATCTGCCACCCCGGTTTCAGAGACTTCGTCTCCATTAAAATCTGAAATGTTAACGCCGAGGGAATGCGAGAAAAACTGCTCCAAGGACATCGGCTACTACAGCTTTTATCCTCACAGTTAG